In a genomic window of Ranitomeya imitator isolate aRanImi1 chromosome 5, aRanImi1.pri, whole genome shotgun sequence:
- the LOC138637844 gene encoding uncharacterized protein, whose translation MVLDRLQQNHLYIKLEKCEFHKTEIQFLGYVISPQGLSMDASKTQAIQNWPTPKSVKEVQRFIGFANFYRRFIKKFSAIVAPITQLTQKKMPFVWSPQAQTAFSALKSKFTTAPILVHPDPDKAFIVEVDASDCAVGAILSQRTGRVFVIRRLMHYLEFIQMKQLQLRLQGPFYLRKTL comes from the exons ATGGTTTTGGATCGTCTACAGCAGAATCatttatacatcaaactggagaaatgtgagtttcacaaaacagaaattcaattcttgggatatgttatttctccccagggtctcagCATGGACGCAAGCAAGACACAAGCCATTCAGAATTGGCCGACTCCCAAGTCAGTGAAGGAAGTACAGAGATTCAtcggattcgccaatttttacagacgCTTTATTAAAAAATTTTCAGCGATTGTTGCACCCATCACTCAGTTAACCCAGAAGAAGATGCCATTTGTCTGgtctccccaagctcaaacagcattTTCTGCGTTGAAATCTAAATTTACGACAGCTCCCATTCTTGTCCACCCTGATCCAGACAAAGCATTCATAGTGGAAGTAgatgcctcggactgtgctgtaggggccatactctcgcaaagaacag GCCGGGTTTTCGTAATAAGAAGGCTGATGCACTATTTAGAATTCATTCAGATGAAGCAACTTCAGCTTCGTCTTCAAGGACCATTCTATCTGAGAAAAACTTTGTAA